A region from the Salvia splendens isolate huo1 chromosome 15, SspV2, whole genome shotgun sequence genome encodes:
- the LOC121766876 gene encoding uncharacterized protein LOC121766876: protein MRNRYSSNRDHPVECYQDYEWDGKLFLMSYVTGFYDKWMNAYAPPDYTARGDLVGLIEVLLPAMTAAFDGPPRAPPPHIYPPIRARMRRNRCDMEPHVSRVPKRMRLGIRISAPLRIDREVDGMLGIVPPPVGVEEESEEEDPEEDLEEEEPEEEENPNRESIGETGETKEDEDEKD from the exons ATGCGAAATCGTTACTCCAGCAATAGGGACCACCCAGTTGAGTGCTACCAAGACTACGAGTGGGATGGGAAGCTTTTCCTTATGTCCTATGTCACCGGATTTTATGATAAGTGGATGAACGCCTATGC CCCGCCTGACTACACCGCGCGGGGTGATTTGGTTGGCCTTATAGAGGTGCTGCTTCCGGCTATGACAGCTGCTTTTGACGGACCGCCACGTGCTccacctccacatatctatccgCCTATTCGAGCCCGCATGCGAAGGAATCGCTGCGACATGGAGCCACATGTCTCCCGTGTTCctaagagaatgagactcgGGATACGCATTTCAGCCCCTCTAAGAATCGACAGAGAGGTCGATGGGATGCTCGGGATAGTACCTCCACCCGTAGGTGTCGAGgaagaaagtgaggaagaggaTCCAGAGGAGGATCTCGAGGAGGAGgaacccgaggaggaggagaacCCAAATAGAGAGAGCATTGGAGAGACCGGGGAGACgaaggaggatgaggatgaaaAAGATTAA